From the Tindallia californiensis genome, one window contains:
- a CDS encoding folate family ECF transporter S component, which translates to MFGLSSGRIPTKVLVMASFFVGINIILSRIGAVMLFNNSVRMSFGNVPLIISGILLGPFAGFMTGIVSDLLGFLINSHGAAFHPGFTISSGLTGFIPGVVVLVTGRFGFQRFSLVSVVASNILVYLLISGLLNTVWLTHLLGTGFWVLFPARLASHGVVTIINITLVYAVIKSFQKTNLVPNVLQN; encoded by the coding sequence ATGTTTGGTCTAAGTTCCGGGCGCATACCTACAAAAGTGTTGGTTATGGCGTCTTTTTTTGTAGGTATCAATATTATTCTTTCTCGTATTGGTGCCGTCATGTTATTTAACAATAGTGTGCGAATGAGTTTTGGAAATGTCCCTCTCATTATTTCCGGTATTTTACTTGGTCCCTTTGCTGGTTTCATGACAGGCATCGTCAGCGATTTACTTGGATTTTTAATCAATTCCCACGGTGCTGCTTTTCACCCTGGTTTCACCATTAGTTCGGGTCTAACCGGCTTTATTCCAGGCGTGGTTGTGCTAGTTACCGGTAGGTTTGGCTTCCAAAGGTTTTCCTTAGTTTCTGTGGTTGCATCAAATATTTTGGTGTATCTCTTAATTTCCGGTCTACTGAATACGGTCTGGCTAACTCATTTATTGGGTACTGGCTTTTGGGTATTATTTCCAGCCAGATTAGCAAGTCATGGAGTTGTCACCATTATTAATATCACGCTTGTGTACGCGGTGATCAAATCTTTTCAGAAAACAAATTTAGTTCCCAATGTATTACAGAACTAA